The following are from one region of the Aspergillus chevalieri M1 DNA, chromosome 1, nearly complete sequence genome:
- a CDS encoding homeobox domain-containing protein (COG:K;~EggNog:ENOG410PRWE;~InterPro:IPR008422,IPR001356,IPR009057;~PFAM:PF05920,PF00046;~go_function: GO:0003677 - DNA binding [Evidence IEA];~go_process: GO:0006355 - regulation of transcription, DNA-templated [Evidence IEA]), with the protein MAISYANSLPTDHSQTLPSFRELLPPHLHDEIDSTSYFTSPRQRSSFEFSGRQPLQSPPKMPLNDAPRDYSLTPIRASDSGDHSSLPPRFPGNGSPVAPGSTPRYAATSSRGPSPILPPIRDLHSLPDRSLTSGSPFSDGRPASRPDPFLPDYRSAPMDARGPWDRRNGDSASYMGTSGPAAMMHSHPAPYGYPMAYPSDSEQHSPQLVSHAQSNFGIMGDQTDSRNRRRRGNLPKPVTDILRAWFHEHLDHPYPSEEDKQMFMTRTGLSISQISNWFINARRRQLPALRNQMRNGGSDMDSQRQSPFSDMDQTSSESMPSPHR; encoded by the exons ATGGCGATTTCCTACGCAAACTCTCTTCCTACTGATCATTCTCAGACCCTGCCCTCGTTTAGAGAG CTTCTCCCTCCTCACCTCCACGATGAAATCGACTCTACCTCTTACTTCACTTCTCCCCGTCAACGCTCTAGCTTCGAGTTCTCCGGTCGTCAACCTTTACAATCACCCCCCAAGATGCCGCTGAATGACGCCCCACGAGACTACTCCCTCACTCCTATCCGTGCTTCAGATTCTGGGGATCATTCCTCTCTCCCTCCCCGGTTTCCCGGGAATGGCTCCCCCGTCGCTCCCGGGTCGACTCCCCGGTATGCGGCAACCTCCTCGCGTGGCCCTAGCCCCATTCTCCCCCCGATCCGGGATTTGCACTCTCTTCCAGACCGCAGCTTGACCTCGGGTTCGCCATTCTCGGATGGGAGACCCGCTTCGCGACCAGACCCGTTTCTGCCTGATTACCGTTCTGCGCCGATGGATGCACGTGGCCCATGGGATCGTCGGAATGGAGACTCTGCCTCGTATATGGGGACTAGCGGACCAGCTGCTATGATGCACAGTCACCCTGCTCCTTATGGTTATCCAATGGCCTACCCCAGTGACTCCGAGCAGCACTCGCCGCAGTTGGTATCACATGCGCAGTCGAACTTTGGCATCATGGGCGATCAGACCGACTCCAGGAACAGGCGCAGGCGAGGTAATCTTCCCAAGCCTGTTACTGATATCCTTCGGGCCTGGTTCCATGAGCATTTGGATCATCCGTATCCTAGTGAGGAGGACAAACAGATGTTCATGACCCGGACAGGGTTGTCTATTAGTCAG ATCAGCAACTGGTTTATCAACGCCAGAAGACGACAGCTTCCCGCTCTTCGCAATCAGATGCGCAACGGTGGCAGCGACATGGACTCGCAACGACAGTCCCCATTTAGCGACATGGATCAGACTTCGTCTGAATCGATGCCATCTCCTCACCGGTGA